Proteins from a genomic interval of Plasmodium sp. gorilla clade G2 genome assembly, chromosome: 10:
- a CDS encoding phosphoinositide-specific phospholipase C has translation MNLSAKIDSNGYNNNIVERNEDKRIGRIMGDDENERKDVVYNNEKNKRTSEIKVLKNDMDNNKNDNSIQSKLSFDIKNVLTHAYLPICLEKMKEGEYVYKWNNNIFQKKTLKFFYLDVNNYCIRWNSKKKKLSEKKNPSLYICDIIKILDGSESLFFKKKEDDKNLSIEIISTQRNLRLTFLDIQRWKMWLFGLMYYQYKLVNKGNGKKKMKSFLYESNKLYDNYIISGLKDINALTLSQLYIILRSLNIYLNMQILYHYFSIYKNKAVINYIGFTKILEHIFSNTHISIYFNEYKDKKFNYIDKKKFIEFLIDIQCEGKCEEFIFNNYYQNYRNSKLVCQESPEMLQLKKKNEDAAHYLDIMNPSTYNNNNNNNNNNNKYFNENKQTEDISIKYKNEDNVKASHIYNNYTIDRDNYNIEENNYSKHESNIMSNENNTHFNNNNNKITNESISNNYDCNIIKKISNHDINQDNIKYNMDISNTLIFSDNSIIHDEDYLLILDILKNKYFYGDQNKVGNKKNTHNDNIYNNNNDDDDVTCHHKLKDEKESNLNNNNNNNNDNVDSCVNIINQNIPNMYPIKVNVIYKLLNIIKKYNIPFVMNNDDNQYLTEIGLVYFLLSKENSIMCPEYAKVYQNMNLPLCNYWINSSHNSYLARKQIFSTSNIEQYIYILLDGCRCVEFDCYYFNKNIVVYHGFYGYKLTSSILFCDTLIACKMFGFTTSPYPIILSLEIHCKNKHKNLIAKILISILGNQLYIPKTTDEINNITPNNCKNKFLVKYKHFENNDSSGFYYLFEGLQSVMYDELNYMSDILDENDELDYDNEDMDMFQQECEGQLLHNDDVDVENFDEDEDEYEMEKNFGKYIEKSIEKKYNQDGINHKQLYMKNNESNNNVSIEKVNYEVEHNKFVEDGKKPRNVLNIKRNDNNMDNDSSDNNNNNNNNNMKEHKTCNTSNVEKKDKTKDLDEKKKYILKKTDNINLKNNNLLNEYSCLKGYVFRNFYETRNYNEICSISENKFIKLIKKNENEIIKYNQKTLTRVYPSGTRLASTNFNPLIFWNAGIQVVALNYQYNGLSMLLNKGRFLENGGKHSGYILKPELLRFSEKQDYNTLSLDLQILSLHQINLLFSIKNKYQEKKLKKKLFQMDMIQRIQTHKKIKKKIKNWKDLQKLEKEKKNILFSDVQSDDNKNKHISYELLLNKINDNDDVNYIHNKCLNVEKKYEDMLTEYKSFLLCSSSLSHSSSFNSCSSNTTTSNNGNKTHSNKNNSSKYKNKNFYQTFEELKKANNLFYYLYLTISIHGYNENKYYFKTEIAKVNFYDINYCWSKPSTFQMKISYPSLALIVFELKAYDTVKSEIVACACFPVKCLREGLRFVPLCDKYLKDIKGSGILVNLKINQEN, from the exons ATGAACCTTAGTGCGAAAATTGATTCAAatggatataataataatatagtagAAAGAAATGAAGATAAAAGAATAGGTAGAATTATGGgcgatgatgaaaatgaaagaaaGGATGtggtatataataatgagaaGAATAAGAGAACGTCTGAAATAAAAGTTCTTAAAAATGAtatggataataataaaaacgaCAACAGTATTCAATCTAAGTTATCATTTGATATAAAGAATGTATTAACACATGCATATTTACCAATATGCTTAGAAAAAATGAAGGAGGGagaatatgtttataaatggaataataatatatttcaaaagaaaacattaaaatttttttatttagatGTTAATAATTATTGTATAAGATGGAattcaaaaaagaaaaaattaagtgAGAAAAAGAATCCAtccttatatatttgtgatataataaaaatcttGGATGGTTCtgaatctttattttttaaaaagaaagaagatGATAAGAATTTATCTATTGAAATTATAAGTACTCAAAGAAATTTAAGATTAACTTTTTTAGATATACAAAGATGGAAAATGTGGTTATTTGGTCTTATGtattatcaatataaatTAGTTAATAAAGGAAatggaaagaaaaaaatgaaatcctttttatatgaaagtaataaattatatgataattatataatatcagGATTAAAAGATATTAATGCTTTAACATTATctcaattatatattatattgagaagtcttaatatatatttaaatatgcaaatattatatcattatttttctatatataaaaataaagctGTCATAAATTATATAGGTTTTACGAAAATATTAgaacatatattttcaaatacacacatttctatatattttaatgaatataaagataaaaaatttaattatatagataaaaaaaaatttattgaaTTCTTAATTGATATACAATGTGAAGGGAAGTGTgaagaatttatatttaataattattatcagaATTATAGAAACTCAAAGTTGGTGTGTCAAGAAAGTCCAGAAATgttacaattaaaaaaaaaaaatgaagatgcTGCACATTACTTAGACATAATGAATCCatctacatataataataataataataataataataataataataaatattttaatgaaaataaacaaaCAGAAGATATTtccataaaatataaaaatgaagataatgtAAAAgcttcacatatatataataattacacTATTGATagagataattataatatagaagaaaataacTATAGCAAACATGAAAGCAATATTATGtctaatgaaaataatacacatttcaataataataataataaaataacaaatgaATCAATtagtaataattatgattgtaatataattaaaaaaataagtaaCCATGATATAAATcaggataatataaaatataatatggatatatCCAATACATTAATATTCTCTGATAATTCTATAATACATGATGAAGattatcttttaatattggatatattaaaaaataaatactttTATGGTGATCAAAATAAAGtaggtaataaaaaaaatacacataatgataatatttataataataataatgatgatgatgatgtgACATGTCatcataaattaaaagatgaaaaagaatCTAAtctaaacaataataataataataataatgataatgtagATAGCTGtgtcaatattattaatcaAAATATACCAAATATGTATCCTATAAAAgttaatgttatatataaattattaaatattattaaaaaatataatatcccATTTGTTAtgaataatgatgataatcaATATTTAACCGAGATTGGTTTAgtttatttcttattatcAAAAGAAAATAGTATTATGTGTCCAGAGTATGCAAAGGtatatcaaaatatgaaTTTACCCTTATGTAATTACTGGATTAATAGTAGTCATAATAGTTATTTAGCTAGAAAACAAATATTTAGTACTAGTAATAtagaacaatatatatatatattattagatgGATGTAGATGTGTAGAATTtgattgttattattttaataagaatatagTAGTGTATCATGGATTTTATGGATATAAATTAACttcttctattttattttgtgatACTCTAATAGCTTGTAAAATGTTCGGTTTTACGACATCTCCATATCCaataattttatcattaGAAATTCATTGTAAAAATAAgcataaaaatttaattgctaaaatattaatatctaTATTGGGTAaccaattatatatacctaAAACAACAGacgaaattaataatataactccaaataattgtaaaaataaatttttagttaaatataaacattttgaaaataatgatagcTCAggattttattatctttttgaAGGGCTACAAAGTGTTATGTATGATGAACTAAATTATATGTCTGATATTCttgatgaaaatgatgaatTAGATTATGATAATGAAGATATGGATATGTTTCAACAAGAATGTGAAGGCCAGTTATTACATAATGATGATGTAGATGTTGAAAATTTTGATGAAGATGAGGATGAGTAtgaaatggaaaaaaatttTGGTAAATACATAGAAAAAagtatagaaaaaaaatataatcagGATGGCATTAATCACaaacaattatatatgaaaaataatgagagtaataataatgtatctATTGAAAAAGTAAACTATGAAGTAGAACACAATAAATTTGTGGAAGATGGAAAAAAACCTAGAAAcgttttaaatattaaaaggaatgataataatatggataatgATTCATccgataataataataataataataataataatatgaaggaACATAAAACTTGTAATACATCAAATGTTgagaaaaaagataaaacTAAAGATTtagatgaaaagaaaaaatatattttaaaaaaaacagataatattaatttaaaaaataacaatctCTTAAATGAATATTCTTGTTTAAAAGGATATGTGTTTCGAAATTTTTATGAAACCagaaattataatgaaatatgTTCGATTAgtgaaaataaatttattaaattaattaaaaaaaatgaaaatgaaattattaaatataatcaaaAAACCTTAACAAGAGTTTATCCATCAGGAACACGACTAGCGTCTACTAATTTCAATCCTTTAATATTTTGGAATGCAGGTATACAAGTTGTCGCATTAAATTATCAATATAATGGATTAAGtatgttattaaataaagGAAGGTTTTTAGAAAATGGTGGAAAACACTCtggttatattttaaaacctGAATTGTTAAGATTTAGTGAAAAACAAGATTATAATACCTTATCATTAGATTTACAAATATTGTCATTACATCAAATAAATTTACTATTttcaattaaaaataaatatcaagaaaaaaaactaaAGAAGAAATTATTTCAAATGGATATGATTCAAAGAATTCaaacacataaaaaaataaaaaagaaaatcaaaAACTGGAAAGATTTacaaaaattagaaaaagagaaaaaaaatatacttttttcAGATGTTCAGtcagatgataataaaaataaacatattagTTACGAATTACTTCTTAACAaaattaatgataatgatgatgttaattatatacataataaatgtttaaatgtagaaaagaaatatgaaGATATGTTAACAGAATATAAATCTTTCTTATTATGTTCTTCATCCTTATCACATAGTAGTAGCTTCAATAGTTGTAGTAGTAACACAACTACATCAAATAATGGAAATAAAACACATtccaataaaaataattcatccaaatataaaaacaaaaatttttatcaaacatttgaagaattaaaaaaagcaaataatttattttattatctatatcttACTATATCCATTCATGGATATAATGAGAACAAATATTACTTTAAAACTGAAATTGCAAAAGTTAACTTTTATGACATTAATTATTG tTGGTCAAAACCATCCACTTTCCAAATGAAAATATCTTATCCTTCCTTGGCTCTTATAGTATTTGAATTAAAGGCATAT gaTACTGTAAAAAGTGAAATAGTAGCTTGCGCCTGCTTTCCAGTTAAATGCTTAAGAGAAGg aTTACGATTTGTACCATTGTGcgataaatatttaaaagacaTAAAAGGATCAGGAATTTTagttaatttaaaaattaatcaaGAAAATTGA